CCGGCGCGAACGACATCAAGCCGGTCGGGCGGCTGCTCACCGGCCGCGCCGATGTCTCGGAGGCGATCTACCGGCTTGCGGCCGCAGCCCGCGAGAACCGCCGCCTGATCGAGGAGGTCCGCCTCGAGCCGGCCCTGAACGGGCGCGGCGAGGTCGGCTGGTACCGCGTGCGCGTCTCGCCGGTCCGTCGCGAGGCGCGCAATGCGACGCTCTGGTCGGTCACCGACATCACGCCTGAGCGCGAGCGGCAGGAGAACGCCTTCCAGGAACTCCAGCACGCGATCGACTATCTCGACCACGCACCGGCGGGATTCATCTCGATCGATGCCGATAGCGAGGTCTCCTACCTCAACGCCACGCTGTCGAGCTGGCTCGATTTCGATCTCGCCCGCTTCGGCTCGGGCGGCCTGCATCTCGACGACATCTGCACGCCCGCCGCCGCCGCGCTGATCCAGGCGATCCGTGGTCAGCCGGGCGATGTCCGCGTCGAGGTTCTCGACGTCGACCTGAAGCGCCGCAACGGCGCCCCCCTGCCCGTGCGCCTGCACCATCAGGTCGCCTTCGGGCAGGATGGCCGCGCCGGCCCCTCCCGCACCCTCGTCCTCAACCGGGCCTCCGGGGAGGCCGGCATCGACGTTGGCAGCGATGCCGAAGTCCGTTTCGCCCGCTTCTTCCACTCGACGCCGATGGCGATCGCGACCGTCGACAAGACCGGCGCGATCCTGCGCTCCAACGCCGCCTTCGCCCGTCTGACGCCGGCCGGCGCGCAGCCACAGACGATCCACGATCTGGTCGCGCCCGAGTCCGGCCTCGAGCGCGCCCTCGCGGAGGTCGTGGACGGCAGCGCCGGCGTGAACCCACTCGACCTGACGCTCGCCGGGGAGGATGGCCGCTCGGCCAAGCTCTACCTCACCCCCGTCGCGGCCTCGGAGGACGGCGACGGCGAGCGCGCCATCGTCTACGCGCTCGAGACCACGGCCGAGCGCAAGCTGCGCGACAACATGGACCAGGCGGGCAAGATGCAGGCCGTCGGCCAGCTCGCCGGCGGCATCGCGCACGACTTCAACAACGTGCTGCAGGTCATCATCAACGCCTCCGAGTTCCTGCTCGCCAGCCACCGGCCGACCGATCCGTCCTTCCCGGACATCATGCAGATCAAGCAGAACGCCTACCGCGCCGCAGCGCTGGTCAGGCAGCTGCTCGCCTTCTCGCGCCGCCAGACCCTGCGCCCGCAGGTGCTGGAGCTCGGCGAGGTGCTGTCCGACCTCTCGCTGATGCTGAAGCGCGTCGTCGCCGACAAGGTGACGCTCGACGTCCGCCAGGGCCGCGACCTCTGGCCGGTAAAGGCCGATCTCGGCCAGCTCGAGCAGGTCATCGTCAATCTCGCCGTCAACGCCCGCGATGCCATGCCCAATGGCGGCAAGCTGACGGTGCGCACCCGCAACGTCGCCCGCGAGGACTGCGTGAGCTTCGGGCATGCCGCCCTGCCCACCGACGATTATGTGCTGCTCGAGGTCGAGGATAGCGGCACCGGCATCCCGCAGGAGCATCTCGACAAGATCTTCGAGCCGTTCTTCACCACCAAGGAAGTCGGCAAGGGTACGGGCCTCGGCCTCTCGATGGTCTACGGCATCGTCAAGCAGACCGGCGGCTACGTCTTCGTCGATTCCACCGTCGGCAAGGGCACGGCCTTCCAGATATTCCTCCCGCGCCACGTCCCGAGCCAGGAAGAGATCGCCGCCGAGGCCGCCGCCAAGGAAGCGCCGAAGAAGCTCGCCGCCGATCACACCGGCGCCGGCGTCATCCTGCTGGTCGAGGACGAGGACGCGGTGCGCGCGCTCAACGCCCGCATGCTGGTCTCACGCGGCTACACCGTCCACGAAGCCGCCTCCGGTGTCGAGGCACTCGACATCTTCCTGAAGAACGATGGCCGGATCGACCTCGTCGTCTCGGACGTCGTGATGCCGGAGATGGACGGCCCGACGCTGCTGGGCGAGCTGCGCCAGCGCAACCCGAACACCAAGGTCGTCTTCGTCTCCGGCTATGCCGAGGAGGCCTTCCGCAAGAACCTACCGGAGGGCGAGAGCTTCCACTTCCTGCCCAAGCCCTTCACCATGAAGCAGCTCGTCGAGACGGTGAAAGCCGCGATGGGCTGACGGGTTTCAAGCCCGGAGTTGAGTGCGGGCGTCATTCTCGGGCGAAGCGAAGCGCAGACCCGAGAATCTCATGCCGGAACAGCTGCAGGAGCCTCCTCCTGCAAGCCCGAGCATTGTCTGTTTGTGATGGGGTATTGAGGTTTTGTTCCGCGTGAGCGGGATGTCTGGTCCGGCTGGCCGGCCGGACCAGACGCGACTCGTCGACCGTCCCGAGCCAGGGCTTTCGCCCGTCGTCATCGAGGTTGCGGGTCGCTTCCTTGTCACGCTTGGTGAGTTGCCAGGGCCTCTTCGCATGAGCCGAACGCCCGCAGACAATCACAAGCCCTTCGAGGATAGCTCCCGATGCCGGTTTGCACCACGGTCCCTGAACCCTCCCGTTTCCTCGGCTGTGATGTCGGCAAGGCCGGGATCGTCGTCTTCGACAGCCGCGGCGACACCCTCGGCAGTCTCCCTAACGAGGCTTCGGCCCTGGCAGCCTTCGCAGCCGGGCTCGGCCCGGACTGCCTCGTCGTCTGCGAGGCGACGGGCGGCTATGAGGACGCCCTGCTGGCGGCGCTCGTCTCAGCCGGCTGCCCGGCCCATCGCGCCGATGCCCGCAAGGTCAAGGCCTTCATCCGCTCCTATGGGACGCTCGGGAAGAGCGATGCGCTCGATGCCAGGGCGCTTGCCCGCTACGGCGCCGAGCGCCACGCTCGGCTGATCCGCTGGCAGGCGCCCGCCCCGGCACGCGAGCGCCTCCAGGTCCTGGTGCGGACCAGAGCCGATCTCGTCGCCCAGAGAACGGCCTGCACCAACCGGCTCAACGCTCCCGGCATCGAACCGGTCAAAGCCCCGCTCCAGGCCCTGCACGACTGCCTCAAAGCCCAGATCGCCGCCCTGGCGCAAACCATCGCCGAGACCCTGCGCACCATCGCCCGCACCGACAGAAGCGAGCAGGCCTTGCGCTCCATCCGCGGCATCGGAACGACCACCGCCGCCACCCTCATCGCACTCATGCCCGAGCTCGGACGCATCAGCCGGCGCCAGGCCGCCGCACTCGCAGGCCTGGCTCCTCATCCAAACCAGAGCGGCAGTCGAGACGCCTACCGCCCAACCAGAGGCGGCAGGGCCGAAATCAAGGCCGCCCTGTTCATGCCCGCAATGGCCGCCGCAAGGCACGACCCCGCCATGCGCGACGCCTACACACGCCTCATCGCAAACGGAAAAAAGCCAATCGTCGCTCTCACCGCAATCATGCGACGCATCATCGTCATCGCAAATGCCCGCGTCAGAGACCAAAACAAACTGAGTTGATGACGGCTGACCTGGCTCAGTGCGCCGCCGGCACTGTACTGGCATCTTTGGCGTCACGCCCGGCCAGCGCCCCGACCCCGAGCAGCGCCAGGATCGTCAACGCGGCCGAGAGGCTGAGATAGTAGCCGACATAGGCGAGCCCCTTCTCCGTCGCGAGCCAGGTCGCGACATAGGGCGCGAGCGACGCCCCGACGATGCCGCCGAGATTGAAGGTCAGCGAAGCGCCGGTATAGCGCACAGCCGTCGGGAACATCTCGGCCAGCGCCGTGCCCAGCGGCCCGTAGGTAAAGCCCATCAGCGACAGGCCGACCACGAAGAAGGCGAGCACGCCGAGCGTGCTGCCCGAGCCGAAGAGCGGCGCCAGCAGGAAGCCGAAGATCGCGATGCCGAGCGTCGTCGCCAGCAAGGTCTGGCGGCGGCCGAAGCGGTCGGCCAGCACGGCCGAGACCGGGATCGTCAGGCCGAAAAACACGACGCCGATCATCTGCAGCGGCAGGAACTGATCGCGCGAGAAGCCGAGCTTGGTCGTGCCCCAGCTCAGCGAGAACACGGTCATCAGGTAGAACAGCACGAAGGTCGCCAGCGCCGCGAAGGTGCCGCAGAGCAGCGCGAGCTTGTGCTCGGCGAAGATGCTGACGAAGGGCACCTGCACGCGCTCATGCTTCTCCATCGCCTTGCGGAAGGCGGGCGTCTCGCTGATGCGCAGGCGGACATAGAGCCCCATGAAGACCAGCAGCGCGCTGGCGATGAACGGGATGCGCCAGCCGAAGCTGAAGAACTGCTCGTCGGTGAGCAACGCATCGAGCGCCAGGAAGCTGCCGGTGGCGCAGATGACGCCCACGGGCGCGCCGAGTTGCGGGACATGCCGTACCAGGCAGATTTTCCGGGAGGCGCGTTCTCGGTGGCGAGCAGCACCGCCCCGCCCCATTCGCCGCCGAGCCCGAGGCCTTGCCCGAGCCGGCACAACGCCAGCAGCAGCGGCGCCAGCACGCCGACAGCGGCATAGGTCGGCAGCAGGCCGATCGCGACGGTCGAAAGCCCCATCGTCATCAACGCGGCGACGAGCGTGGCCTTGCGGCCGATGCGATCGCCGAAATGGCCGAAGATCGCCGCGCCGATCGGCCGCGCGAAGAAGGCGATGGCGAAGGTCGCGAAGGACTGGAGCATGGCGGTGGTCGGATCGCCGCCCGGGAAGAACAGCTTCGGGAACACGATCACCGCCGCCGTCGCATAGATGTAGAAGTCGAAGAACTCGATCGTCGTGCCGATCAGGCTGGCGAGCAGGATGCGGCGCGGCGAGTTCAGGGCGGCAGGTGCAGGGGCGGGAGACACGTTGGCAACTTTCGCGAACAAATGCGGAAGCCGGGCGCAATAACAGGAAACGAAAGGCCGCGGCATGGGAAATGCCATGGCTTGATATGCATCATACGCATAATGGAACGATAATAACTATTGGCGTCAGCTCCACGAGCATGGCGCGACCATTACTCGGCTCCTCCTGACACAAACTGACAGAGGGAACAAAAAAAGAACTTGCTGCCTGGAACAAAGCGTGACCATCCTCCTGTCAAGACGCATTGAGATGTCCCCGTAGCCCTGCCATAAGGAGCCCGAACCGTGAATCAGGCAAATCTCAAGCTCGTGGAAGGCTCCTCGATGGACAAGGCCAAGGCGCTCGATGCGGCGCTCTCCCAGATCGAACGCGCCTTCGGCAAGGGCTCGATCATGCGCCTGGGCAAGAACTCGCCCTCGATCGAGATCGAGACCATCTCGACCGGCTCGCTCGGCCTCGACATCGCGCTCGGCGTCGGCGGCCTTCCCAGGGGCCGCGTGATCGAGATCTACGGGCCGGAATCCTCGGGCAAGACCACGCTCGCGCTCCACACCATCGCCGAAGCCCAGAAGAAGGGCGGCGTCTGCGCCTTCGTCGATGCCGAGCATGCGCTCGACCCGATCTATGCCCGCAAGCTCGGTGTCAATCTCGACGACCTCCTGATCTCGCAGCCCGACACCGGCGAGCAGGCGCTGGAGATCACCGACACGCTCGTCCGCTCCGGTGCGATCGACGTGCTCGTGGTCGACTCGGTCGCCGCGCTCACGCCCCGCGCCGAGATCGAGGGCGAGATGGGCGATGTCCAGCCCGGTCTGCAGGCCCGCCTGATGAGCCAGGCGCTGCGCAAGCTCACCGCCTCGATCTCGCGCTCGAACTGCATGGTCATCTTCATCAACCAGATCCGCATGAAGATCGGCGTGATGTACGGCAGCCCGGAAACCACCACCGGCGGCAACGCGCTCAAGTTCTATGCCTCCGTCCGCCTCGACATCCGCCGCGTCTCGACGCTGAAGGAGCGTGACGAGGCGACCGGCAACCAGGTTCGCGTCAAGGTCGTCAAGAACAAGGTCGCGCCGCCCTTCAAGCAGGTCGAGTTCGACATCATGTTCGGCGAGGGCATTTCCAAGGTCGGCGAGTTGATCGACCTCGGCGTCAAGGCCGGCATGGTCGAGAAGGCAGGCGCCTGGTTCTCCTTCGACAGCCAGCGCCTCGGCCAGGGACGCGAGAACGCCAAGACCTTCCTCAAGGCCAATCCCGACATGGCCGCCAAGATCGAGGCCACGATCCGCCAGAACTCCGGCCTGGTCGCCGACCGCATCCTCGACGAAGCCACCCCGGGCGCGGACGATCTCGACGAAGGCGAAGCCTGAGAAGTCCAGTTTCGTCCTGCTCGGCCTCGACCCGAGCATCTCCTGCAAGAGATTCCCGGGTCTCGGCTTTGCCTCGCCCGAGAATGACGTGCTGAGAAACGCGGGCGGCCTTCGGGTCGCCCGTTTTCGTTTGCAGATAAGGCCTTGCGGCCTGTGCGCTGCAACCAGCTTTCTGGACAGGGGCGAGCCGCCTGACTAGAACCGGTCGTTCCCGCCGGGCGCACCCGGCCCTTTGCCCGTGTTGAGAAGCGCAAGAACCGATGAGCGGCGTCAACGATATCCGGTCGACCTTCCTCGACTACTTCAAGTCCAACGGCCACGAAGTCGTGCCGTCGAGCCCGCTCGTGCCGCGCAACGACCCGACGCTGATGTTCGCCAATTCGGGCATGGTCCAGTTCAAGAACGTCTTCACGGGCCAGGAGAAGCGCCCCTATTCGCGCGCCACCACCGCCCAGAAATGCGTGCGCGCCGGCGGCAAGCACAACGACCTCGACAATGTCGGCTACACCGCGCGCCACCACACCTTCTTCGAGATGCTGGGGAACTTCTCCTTCGGCGACTATTTCAAGGACCAGGCGATCCATCACGCCTGGACGCTGGTCACCCGCGAATTCGGCCTGCCCAAGGACAAGCTCATCGTCACCGTCTATTCCGAGGACGACGAGGCGCATGCCCTCTGGAAGAAGATCGCCGGGCTGACCGACGACAAGA
Above is a genomic segment from Bosea sp. NBC_00550 containing:
- the recA gene encoding recombinase RecA, producing MNQANLKLVEGSSMDKAKALDAALSQIERAFGKGSIMRLGKNSPSIEIETISTGSLGLDIALGVGGLPRGRVIEIYGPESSGKTTLALHTIAEAQKKGGVCAFVDAEHALDPIYARKLGVNLDDLLISQPDTGEQALEITDTLVRSGAIDVLVVDSVAALTPRAEIEGEMGDVQPGLQARLMSQALRKLTASISRSNCMVIFINQIRMKIGVMYGSPETTTGGNALKFYASVRLDIRRVSTLKERDEATGNQVRVKVVKNKVAPPFKQVEFDIMFGEGISKVGELIDLGVKAGMVEKAGAWFSFDSQRLGQGRENAKTFLKANPDMAAKIEATIRQNSGLVADRILDEATPGADDLDEGEA
- the cckA gene encoding cell cycle histidine kinase CckA; its protein translation is MSGTTATTTIDRSDKPGHIGVILLVAGLLVGAAIALGFIANEWAQPLILGLLAILSVVGVFGLFAFAIGLVQFSGRAARNDLTKTIVDAADEGIVVTEGENDIVYANETYLALAGATGANDIKPVGRLLTGRADVSEAIYRLAAAARENRRLIEEVRLEPALNGRGEVGWYRVRVSPVRREARNATLWSVTDITPERERQENAFQELQHAIDYLDHAPAGFISIDADSEVSYLNATLSSWLDFDLARFGSGGLHLDDICTPAAAALIQAIRGQPGDVRVEVLDVDLKRRNGAPLPVRLHHQVAFGQDGRAGPSRTLVLNRASGEAGIDVGSDAEVRFARFFHSTPMAIATVDKTGAILRSNAAFARLTPAGAQPQTIHDLVAPESGLERALAEVVDGSAGVNPLDLTLAGEDGRSAKLYLTPVAASEDGDGERAIVYALETTAERKLRDNMDQAGKMQAVGQLAGGIAHDFNNVLQVIINASEFLLASHRPTDPSFPDIMQIKQNAYRAAALVRQLLAFSRRQTLRPQVLELGEVLSDLSLMLKRVVADKVTLDVRQGRDLWPVKADLGQLEQVIVNLAVNARDAMPNGGKLTVRTRNVAREDCVSFGHAALPTDDYVLLEVEDSGTGIPQEHLDKIFEPFFTTKEVGKGTGLGLSMVYGIVKQTGGYVFVDSTVGKGTAFQIFLPRHVPSQEEIAAEAAAKEAPKKLAADHTGAGVILLVEDEDAVRALNARMLVSRGYTVHEAASGVEALDIFLKNDGRIDLVVSDVVMPEMDGPTLLGELRQRNPNTKVVFVSGYAEEAFRKNLPEGESFHFLPKPFTMKQLVETVKAAMG
- a CDS encoding IS110 family transposase yields the protein MPVCTTVPEPSRFLGCDVGKAGIVVFDSRGDTLGSLPNEASALAAFAAGLGPDCLVVCEATGGYEDALLAALVSAGCPAHRADARKVKAFIRSYGTLGKSDALDARALARYGAERHARLIRWQAPAPARERLQVLVRTRADLVAQRTACTNRLNAPGIEPVKAPLQALHDCLKAQIAALAQTIAETLRTIARTDRSEQALRSIRGIGTTTAATLIALMPELGRISRRQAAALAGLAPHPNQSGSRDAYRPTRGGRAEIKAALFMPAMAAARHDPAMRDAYTRLIANGKKPIVALTAIMRRIIVIANARVRDQNKLS